One window of the Aquipuribacter sp. SD81 genome contains the following:
- the hisN gene encoding histidinol-phosphatase, which produces MTSTASTDRQKGWDDDLRLALSLADQVDALTMQRFGAADLQVRTKPDLTPVTEADTDAERAMRSLLQRARPRDMVVGEELEPTGHGRRQWVLDPIDGTKNFVRGVPVWATLIALVDDRTPVVGVVSAPALSRRWWAAKGLGAFTGRSLSTARPLRVSGVDHLSDASLSYSSLSGWEGRGMLPAFLELSQRCWRTRAYGDFWSYMLLAEGAVDVACEPELALHDMAALVPVVTEAGGRFTSLAGEDGPWGGDAVATNGHLHGPVLATLAGGAGG; this is translated from the coding sequence ATGACGAGCACCGCGAGCACGGACCGCCAGAAGGGCTGGGACGACGACCTGCGCCTCGCCCTGTCGCTCGCGGACCAGGTGGACGCGCTCACCATGCAGCGGTTCGGCGCCGCGGACCTGCAGGTGCGGACCAAGCCCGACCTCACCCCCGTCACGGAGGCCGACACCGACGCGGAGCGCGCGATGCGCTCCCTGCTGCAGCGCGCCCGCCCGCGCGACATGGTCGTCGGGGAGGAGCTCGAGCCGACCGGTCACGGCCGGCGCCAGTGGGTGCTCGACCCGATCGACGGCACGAAGAACTTCGTGCGGGGCGTGCCGGTGTGGGCGACGCTCATCGCGCTCGTCGACGACCGCACCCCGGTCGTCGGGGTCGTGTCCGCCCCGGCGTTGAGCCGGCGCTGGTGGGCCGCGAAGGGGCTCGGGGCCTTCACCGGTCGCAGCCTGTCCACCGCGCGCCCGCTGCGGGTCTCCGGCGTCGACCACCTGTCCGACGCGTCGCTGTCGTACTCGTCGCTGTCGGGCTGGGAGGGCCGCGGCATGCTGCCCGCCTTCCTCGAGCTGTCCCAGCGGTGCTGGCGCACCCGCGCGTACGGCGACTTCTGGTCGTACATGCTGCTCGCCGAGGGTGCGGTCGACGTCGCGTGCGAGCCCGAGCTCGCGCTGCACGACATGGCCGCGCTCGTGCCGGTCGTCACCGAGGCCGGTGGCCGCTTCACCTCCCTCGCCGGTGAGGACGGGCCGTGGGGCGGCGACGCCGTCGCGACGAACGGGCACCTGCACGGACCCGTGCTGGCGACGCTCGCGGGCGGGGCGGGCGGCTGA
- a CDS encoding histone deacetylase: MSYGSNLLRGRFERYLLGGTLPGLDVVYPGGPGTAPAGADRAVVLPGRLRLAGDAPAWGGGGVCFWDEGAPGPGVLARAWRVTLGQYLEVVHLEGSRAAVPQRRRAPWDDAVLRDGSATVLDGWYGRLVLAGSLEGEPALTFTSPAAARLPARPPSPRYREVVVAGLVETFGARARGGLDEGAAAAYVDACASGSPTGPSPPAAPPGTTGPVTQRGDGTPRW; the protein is encoded by the coding sequence GTGTCCTACGGCTCGAACCTGCTGCGCGGACGCTTCGAGCGGTACCTGCTGGGCGGGACCCTGCCCGGGCTCGACGTCGTGTACCCGGGCGGACCGGGCACGGCCCCGGCGGGGGCGGACCGCGCCGTCGTGCTGCCCGGCCGGCTCCGCCTCGCCGGCGACGCGCCCGCGTGGGGCGGCGGCGGGGTGTGCTTCTGGGACGAGGGTGCCCCGGGGCCGGGTGTGCTCGCGCGGGCGTGGCGGGTCACCCTCGGGCAGTACCTCGAGGTCGTCCACCTCGAGGGCAGCCGCGCCGCCGTGCCGCAGCGGCGGCGCGCGCCCTGGGACGACGCCGTCCTGCGCGACGGGTCCGCGACCGTGCTCGACGGCTGGTACGGCCGCCTCGTGCTCGCCGGGAGCCTCGAGGGCGAGCCTGCCCTCACCTTCACCTCGCCCGCGGCCGCCCGGCTGCCGGCGCGCCCGCCGTCGCCCCGCTACCGCGAGGTGGTCGTGGCGGGCCTCGTGGAGACCTTCGGCGCTCGGGCGCGCGGCGGTCTCGACGAGGGCGCGGCGGCGGCCTACGTCGACGCGTGCGCGAGCGGGTCGCCGACGGGGCCCTCGCCGCCCGCCGCACCACCCGGGACGACGGGGCCGGTGACCCAGCGGGGTGACGGCACGCCCAGGTGGTAG